The Ignavibacteria bacterium DNA window CGGGTGTGGGATAGACTGAGGTTTCAGGCGACTCATTATAGAAAGAGACATTTCCGCCCGTAACCGGGGTATCGAAATACCGGCAGGCCTCGCCCATTCCTTCAATAGCCTGTTTGAACTGCCAGTAGACCTCGGGCTTATACGGGTTTCCGAAGTTAAGGCAGTTTGTAATTGCAAGAGGGACACCGCCCGAGCAGACGATATTTCTTGCGGATTCGGAAACAGCAATCTTGGTGCCTTCTTTAGGATTAAGGTATACATATTTCCCGTTGCAGTCGGTCTTGGCTGCAAGCGCCTTATTGGTATCCTTGACGAATATTACGGCCGAATCGCATCCCGGTCCCACGATGGTGTTTGTTCTTACCATGGAGTCGTACTGTTCATAGACCCATCTTTTTGAAGCGATGTTAGGCGAGCTGAAGAGTTTTTCAAAAACATCTTTCATATCAGCGGGTCTGGGAGTATTTGAAAAATCGTATTTTCTTGTAGTCTTAAGATATTCAGGTTCTTTGGTTTCCCTTATATAGACCGGGGCGCCCCCACCCAGGACGAGGTCGAAAGCAGGGACAGTTGCCTTGCGCTCTCCTTCATAGTCAATTTCCAGTATGCCGCTATTAGTTACCTCTCCAACAATTTCACAGTGCAGGTCCCATTTGTCAAAAATTTCTTTTACCCTGCTTTCATTTCCTTTTTTCACCACAACGAGCATTCTTTCCTGGCTTTCAGAAAGCATGATCTCATAGGCGGTCATTCCCTTTTCTCTTAAGGGAACCTTACTTAGGTCAATCTTCATACCTGATTCCCCCTTGGCGCTCATCTCTGAAGTTGAGCATGATATGCCGGCAGCTCCCATGTCCTGTATGCCAACTATAAGGTCTTCTTTTATGATTTCCAGAGTGGCTTCAAGAAGGAGTTTTTCGGTGAATGGGTCACCCGCCTGGACCGAGGGGCGTTTGGCTTCGGACTTCTCTGAGATTTCCTCAGAGGCAAAAGTTGCCCCGTGGATTCCGTCGCGTCCGGTAGAAGATCCAACTATCATAACCGGGTTACCTTCGCCATTGGCGGTTGCCGAGGCAACGCGGTCGGTTTTGACTATTCCGACAGCCATAGCGTTTACAAGAGGATTTCCTTTATAAGAATTATCGAAATAAACCTCGCCTGCCACAGTCGGCACTCCGAAGCAGTTGCCGTAGTCCCCTATTCCCTTAACAATGCCGTCGAAAAGGAATCTGGTTCTTGCGTCATCAAGTGTTCCGAACCTTAGTGAGTTCAGAGATGCGATAGGGCGGGCACCCATGGTAAAAATATCCCTTAAGATTCCGCCAACGCCTGTAGCAGCCCCCTGGTAGGGTTCAACTGCCGAAGGGTGGTTATGGCTTTCAATCTTGAATACAACCCCGAGACCGTCACCAATGTCCACGAGCCCTGCATTTTCCTCGCCTGCGCCGACTAAGAGCCTGCCGCCGCTTCTGGGGAGGGTCTTAAGGAGAGCTATTGAGTTTTTATAGCTGCAGTGTTCGCTCCACATAACGCTGAAGATACCGAGTTCGGTATAGTTCGGCGTGCGGCCTAATATATTAAGTATCCTGTTATATTCTTCTTCAGTAAGTCCATGTTCCAGGGCTAATTGCAAAGTTACTTCCGGTTCTTTCATTTATATTTGGTCCAGTAAATAAATGTGAAATTATTATTCCGTAATATAACACTTTTCACGGAGCTTTAGAAGTAAATATGCGGGTCATTTAGCCGTCGGCAATTTCAGGCATCTGGCGGGGAAATACCGGGCTTACACCGATTTCTTTTTGCGGGGCCTTAGAACTATTTGTACTTTCTACCGTCTAAATTTTAGAAACACATAAAAACAAAGGGACCATGTAAAAATGAGATTTTTTAGGGGAATTCTGTTAATTTCATTTCTTTTTATTTTCCACTCAAATTTGTTTTCCCAGCAAAACTACATA harbors:
- the purL gene encoding phosphoribosylformylglycinamidine synthase subunit PurL, which encodes MKEPEVTLQLALEHGLTEEEYNRILNILGRTPNYTELGIFSVMWSEHCSYKNSIALLKTLPRSGGRLLVGAGEENAGLVDIGDGLGVVFKIESHNHPSAVEPYQGAATGVGGILRDIFTMGARPIASLNSLRFGTLDDARTRFLFDGIVKGIGDYGNCFGVPTVAGEVYFDNSYKGNPLVNAMAVGIVKTDRVASATANGEGNPVMIVGSSTGRDGIHGATFASEEISEKSEAKRPSVQAGDPFTEKLLLEATLEIIKEDLIVGIQDMGAAGISCSTSEMSAKGESGMKIDLSKVPLREKGMTAYEIMLSESQERMLVVVKKGNESRVKEIFDKWDLHCEIVGEVTNSGILEIDYEGERKATVPAFDLVLGGGAPVYIRETKEPEYLKTTRKYDFSNTPRPADMKDVFEKLFSSPNIASKRWVYEQYDSMVRTNTIVGPGCDSAVIFVKDTNKALAAKTDCNGKYVYLNPKEGTKIAVSESARNIVCSGGVPLAITNCLNFGNPYKPEVYWQFKQAIEGMGEACRYFDTPVTGGNVSFYNESPETSVYPTPVIGMIGLVEDLKDVTTSYFKGQGDLIYLLGEDFEEMGGSEYMQLIHGNVAGECPKMDLEREKKLQDALLSLIKGGFIRSAHDVSDGGIMTAVAECCIMEREYAVGAEVNIPLKTREDFSLFSESQSRVIVSVEAAKKEEFEQKLSGSGQAFTLLGTTGGSKFSVNGKYEFSLDNLIDLYYNSISKVMNAS